A window of the Haloarcula litorea genome harbors these coding sequences:
- a CDS encoding ABC transporter substrate-binding protein — MTDETSDKLTRRNALRIAGAAGAASLAGCGGDGGSGGDGGSDGGSDGGSDGGSDGGSDGESTSTTTQTLEVAHWWGSGDGNKAINALFEGFKEAYPNVDTNDNLVAGGAGTNLRTNIRTRIQNGNHPSTWQAWPGKNLIPFTDANLLEDIEDSVWSENSMKDAYLQGPKNVAQPAGNYVTVPLNIHRINNLFYNSNVLEEAGVDPSSLSTPSDVTDALAAVDEAGYTGMAHQTGSAWSTTQMFATIFLAQTDAETYNATWVEGNISANEDAIANALDTVRAYSDYYPSDAGSISFTEANTMIIDGEAGFIHQGDWAAGAYFGVEDFAYEEDWGQVTFPGTDGYYMLNMDSFPYPTANPSPEATTYWCRYCGSKEGQRLFNPLKGSIPPRSDVSTEPFNAFSTDQIEDFTNSEAQPPSLQHGLAVKPSVKSGVGSAISALITGSSNSEVISQIEDAYSNL, encoded by the coding sequence ATGACTGACGAAACCTCTGACAAACTTACACGGCGTAACGCACTCCGGATCGCCGGCGCGGCCGGTGCCGCGTCGCTCGCAGGCTGTGGTGGCGACGGCGGCTCCGGTGGCGACGGTGGCAGCGACGGCGGGTCCGACGGTGGCAGCGACGGCGGGTCCGACGGCGGCTCCGACGGCGAGAGCACGTCGACCACGACCCAGACGCTGGAAGTCGCCCACTGGTGGGGGTCGGGCGACGGGAACAAGGCCATCAACGCCCTGTTCGAGGGCTTCAAGGAGGCCTATCCCAACGTCGACACGAACGACAACCTCGTGGCCGGCGGTGCCGGGACGAACCTCAGGACCAACATCCGGACACGCATCCAGAACGGGAACCACCCGAGCACGTGGCAGGCCTGGCCCGGAAAGAACCTGATCCCGTTCACCGACGCCAACCTCCTCGAGGACATCGAGGACTCCGTCTGGAGCGAGAACAGCATGAAGGATGCGTACCTGCAGGGACCGAAGAACGTGGCCCAGCCGGCCGGGAACTACGTGACGGTCCCGCTCAACATCCACCGCATCAACAATCTGTTCTACAACAGTAACGTCCTCGAAGAGGCGGGCGTCGACCCGTCCTCGCTCTCGACGCCCTCGGACGTCACGGACGCGCTCGCGGCCGTCGACGAGGCGGGCTACACGGGGATGGCACACCAGACCGGCTCCGCCTGGTCGACCACCCAGATGTTCGCGACGATCTTCCTGGCCCAGACGGACGCCGAGACCTACAACGCGACGTGGGTCGAGGGGAACATCTCCGCCAACGAGGACGCCATCGCGAACGCGCTGGACACCGTCCGCGCCTACAGCGACTACTACCCGAGCGACGCGGGCTCCATCTCGTTCACCGAGGCGAACACCATGATCATCGACGGCGAGGCCGGCTTCATCCACCAGGGCGACTGGGCCGCCGGTGCCTACTTCGGCGTCGAGGACTTCGCCTACGAGGAGGACTGGGGGCAGGTCACCTTCCCTGGTACCGACGGGTACTACATGCTGAACATGGACTCGTTCCCGTACCCGACCGCGAACCCGTCGCCGGAGGCGACGACCTACTGGTGTCGCTACTGTGGGTCCAAGGAAGGCCAGCGGCTGTTCAACCCCCTCAAGGGGTCGATCCCGCCGCGGTCGGACGTCTCCACCGAGCCGTTCAACGCCTTCTCGACGGACCAGATCGAGGACTTCACGAACTCCGAGGCACAGCCGCCGTCCCTGCAGCACGGGCTGGCGGTCAAGCCGTCGGTCAAGTCCGGCGTCGGTTCCGCCATCAGCGCCCTGATCACCGGCTCCTCGAACAGCGAGGTCATCAGTCAGATCGAGGACGCCTACAGCAACCTGTAG
- a CDS encoding ABC transporter ATP-binding protein: MAGLTLDHVTKVFDDDGEQIVAVDDVSVDIEDGEFLVLVGPSGCGKSTTLRMIAGLERVSEGEIRLGDRVVNDVDARDRDVAMVFQNYALYPHMSARENMAFGLEESTDMPDDEIDERVEDAGELMGIEDLLDRPPGELSGGQQQRVALGRAIVRDPEVFLMDEPLANLDAKLRAEMRTELQQLQDDLDVTTVYVTHNQVEAMTMSDRVAILDEGRLQQCATPLECYHQPNNLFVAGFIGEPSMNFFDVRVEDGTLVADDFEYELTEGLAASVDGESDLVLGIRPEDIDLKSTVESAHDYRATVDVVEPMGDENTVHLVFEGSDVTEENLFTAVIDGMTSVDSGQELVASFPSSAVHLFDARSGEAIKNRELEDAETPRVQ, translated from the coding sequence ATGGCAGGTCTCACGCTAGACCACGTGACCAAGGTGTTCGACGACGACGGTGAGCAGATCGTCGCCGTCGACGACGTATCGGTCGACATCGAGGACGGGGAGTTCCTGGTGCTGGTGGGTCCGTCCGGGTGTGGGAAGTCGACGACGCTGCGGATGATCGCCGGACTCGAACGGGTCTCCGAGGGCGAGATCAGACTCGGGGACAGGGTGGTAAACGACGTGGACGCCCGCGACCGTGACGTGGCGATGGTGTTCCAGAACTACGCGCTCTACCCCCATATGAGCGCACGCGAGAACATGGCGTTCGGGCTGGAGGAGTCCACCGATATGCCCGACGACGAGATCGACGAACGCGTCGAGGACGCGGGGGAACTGATGGGTATCGAGGACCTACTCGACCGGCCGCCGGGCGAGCTCTCGGGCGGCCAGCAACAGCGCGTGGCGCTGGGACGGGCCATCGTCCGGGACCCCGAGGTCTTCCTCATGGACGAGCCGCTGGCCAACCTCGACGCCAAACTGCGCGCGGAGATGCGCACCGAGCTCCAGCAGCTCCAAGACGACCTCGACGTCACGACGGTGTACGTCACCCACAACCAGGTGGAAGCGATGACGATGTCCGATCGGGTCGCCATCCTCGACGAGGGGCGACTCCAGCAGTGTGCGACGCCGCTCGAGTGTTATCACCAGCCTAACAACCTGTTCGTCGCCGGCTTCATCGGCGAGCCCTCGATGAACTTCTTCGACGTGCGCGTCGAGGACGGGACGCTCGTGGCCGACGACTTCGAGTACGAACTCACCGAGGGGCTGGCGGCGTCGGTGGACGGCGAGTCCGACCTCGTGTTGGGGATCCGGCCGGAGGACATCGACCTGAAGTCGACCGTCGAGTCCGCACACGACTACCGCGCCACCGTCGACGTCGTCGAACCGATGGGCGACGAGAACACGGTCCACCTGGTCTTCGAGGGGAGCGACGTCACCGAGGAGAACCTGTTCACCGCAGTCATCGACGGGATGACGAGCGTGGACAGCGGACAGGAACTGGTCGCCTCGTTCCCGTCGTCGGCCGTCCACCTGTTCGACGCCCGCTCGGGCGAGGCGATCAAGAACCGCGAGCTCGAAGACGCGGAGACGCCGCGGGTCCAGTGA
- the trmB gene encoding HTH-type sugar sensing transcriptional regulator TrmB: protein MSGDDLEASLERVITRFNLGEYEITAYLTVLQHGELTAAEISENTDIPQPRVYDTVRSLSDVGLVELKESRPMKVLAVDPREAFGDIQSSLDDLVEDLSARYTAPAREPEAVSLVKSRPTILRYLEDIIESAEYELTLSLTPSLLDRFESRLAGRRGDGIATEILLSPADQAPDPEEFDYHSVATTVKGRRGITTPVVAVADGNYSLYATRESLRGETDRYGVIFNRSELGFLVSGFLNTVLWTTAEVIASDGKELPFPRRYGTIRRCISDLTTLDGEFYATIEGRDVTTGESWIVEGRVEEASFGPNREIATLVIETADGEIDVGGQVATYEDIEAYEICIGRDGPPSI from the coding sequence ATGTCCGGTGACGACCTGGAGGCGTCGCTCGAACGGGTCATCACGCGCTTCAATCTGGGGGAGTACGAGATAACCGCCTATCTGACGGTGTTACAGCACGGCGAGCTCACGGCCGCCGAGATCTCCGAGAACACGGATATCCCGCAGCCACGGGTGTACGACACCGTCCGCAGCCTGAGCGACGTCGGACTGGTCGAACTGAAGGAGTCGCGTCCGATGAAGGTGCTGGCCGTCGACCCGCGAGAGGCGTTCGGCGACATCCAGTCGTCGCTCGACGACCTCGTCGAGGACCTCTCGGCGCGGTACACGGCCCCCGCTCGCGAGCCGGAGGCGGTGTCGCTGGTGAAGTCCCGCCCGACGATCCTCCGGTACCTCGAGGACATCATCGAGTCCGCCGAGTACGAACTGACGCTGTCGCTGACGCCCTCGTTGCTCGACCGGTTCGAGTCGCGGTTGGCGGGCCGGCGCGGGGACGGCATCGCGACGGAGATCCTGCTCTCGCCGGCCGACCAGGCACCCGACCCCGAGGAGTTCGACTACCACTCCGTCGCGACGACGGTCAAGGGGCGTCGCGGCATCACGACCCCGGTCGTGGCCGTCGCCGACGGCAACTACTCGCTGTACGCCACGCGGGAGTCCCTGCGGGGCGAGACGGACCGCTACGGCGTCATCTTCAACCGCTCGGAGCTGGGCTTTCTCGTCTCGGGCTTCCTCAACACCGTGCTCTGGACCACGGCGGAGGTCATCGCGAGCGACGGGAAGGAGCTGCCGTTCCCGCGCCGGTACGGCACGATCAGGCGGTGTATCTCCGACCTGACGACGCTGGATGGGGAGTTCTACGCCACGATCGAGGGCCGAGACGTGACGACGGGCGAGAGCTGGATCGTCGAGGGCCGCGTCGAGGAGGCGTCGTTCGGTCCGAACCGCGAGATCGCGACGCTGGTGATCGAGACGGCGGACGGCGAGATCGACGTCGGCGGCCAGGTCGCGACCTACGAGGACATCGAGGCCTACGAGATCTGCATCGGTCGCGACGGGCCGCCGAGCATCTGA
- a CDS encoding dolichyl-phosphate hexose transferase, with protein sequence MSTQRVRATDDEDASGEYTFDDVAVVMGTYNEEAAIGSVLSDIDDVTDGRAEVVCVDGSSDRTPEIAREHGATVVEQEPQGYGVAVREAILTPDRPVVVTTDCDDTYPMERLPDFLAEINDGADVVSGDRLYYGAEEMPGMNKLGNELFALLASVLMGERAHDTTTGMRAYRRSVVQKIDWTENTGLSAELLIRPLMRGYDVRERPIPYDERKGETKLDPFSGGAAIAKSIAKVALEERVR encoded by the coding sequence ATGAGTACGCAACGAGTACGCGCGACAGACGACGAGGACGCGTCCGGCGAGTACACGTTCGACGACGTGGCGGTCGTGATGGGGACCTACAACGAGGAGGCCGCAATCGGCTCCGTCCTCTCGGACATCGACGACGTCACCGACGGTCGAGCCGAAGTCGTCTGCGTCGACGGATCGTCCGACAGGACGCCGGAGATCGCACGCGAGCACGGTGCGACCGTCGTCGAGCAGGAGCCACAGGGCTACGGCGTCGCGGTCCGCGAGGCGATCCTGACGCCCGACCGGCCGGTCGTCGTCACGACGGACTGTGACGACACCTACCCGATGGAGCGGCTGCCGGACTTCCTCGCGGAGATCAACGACGGGGCCGACGTGGTCAGCGGCGACCGGCTGTACTACGGGGCCGAGGAGATGCCCGGGATGAACAAGCTCGGCAACGAGCTGTTCGCGCTGCTCGCGAGCGTCCTGATGGGCGAGCGGGCCCACGACACGACGACCGGAATGCGGGCGTACCGCCGCAGCGTCGTCCAGAAGATCGACTGGACCGAGAACACGGGGCTCTCGGCCGAACTGCTCATCCGCCCGCTGATGCGGGGCTACGACGTGCGCGAGCGTCCGATCCCGTACGACGAGCGGAAGGGCGAGACGAAACTCGACCCGTTCTCCGGCGGGGCCGCCATCGCGAAGTCGATCGCGAAGGTCGCGCTCGAAGAACGAGTCCGGTGA
- a CDS encoding ArnT family glycosyltransferase has product MNRLRRPRVRAAVVALLGGLVVFSLAHLVFPYHSSNHDEAVYLQQAALLLEGQVYLHPPVEDAFRPWFFVDGERGLYAKYTPVAAAMFAVGKLLGGARLALGLVAAGTLAGLYHTVREAFDARTGVVASVLLLASPLFLVDASVFLSYVPTTFWNLAFAASYLHADRRGSRRTAALAGCCTGIAFFTRPYTAVLFALPFICHACWSLRTPDRGTVERLGLTAGFGLAGVLLALGYNVLTTGDPFVFPYQAFAPDDGLGFGERSILGYSREFTPGLSLRANGELLRKFVTQWLVAGPLGTVAAVLGLLVTRRRGFDSRQAALAGVFLTVPLGNLYFWGTVNMLGELSDPTDGLVRFLGPFYHVDLLVPAVAFGAVGVLWTGNALRRTVEDRVASERVRPVLAAVALVCATIGGGAAVVAAAEPIQDNYTVTQQYERAYEPFAERDLSGSVVFLPTPYGDWLHHPFQYLRNDPGFDSGTVYALQERQFAVVDSYPDRRYYRYTYRDEWEPYTGRAVEPRLQRVRLVEGETVTTRVDAAAPPQARFTSVGLTNGEQSVRRAVDGASPLSLGLVTDAETTRLRGLPANESVAVPTPDRGTVTLVAFVDYGTGAGYEFRVELPVDGRSGDVRVLTPRLAVCWSAQQCEGRAAYVPGSHQFDVDLNVTLDAAA; this is encoded by the coding sequence ATGAACCGCCTGCGGCGACCGCGGGTTCGGGCCGCCGTCGTCGCCCTGCTGGGCGGGCTCGTCGTCTTCTCCCTCGCACATCTCGTCTTCCCGTACCACTCGAGCAATCACGACGAGGCCGTCTACCTCCAGCAGGCCGCGCTGCTGCTGGAGGGACAGGTGTACCTCCACCCCCCGGTCGAGGACGCGTTCCGGCCGTGGTTCTTCGTCGACGGCGAGCGCGGGCTCTACGCGAAGTACACGCCGGTCGCGGCGGCGATGTTCGCCGTCGGGAAACTGCTGGGCGGCGCTCGTCTCGCCCTGGGTCTCGTCGCGGCGGGGACCCTCGCGGGTCTCTACCACACCGTCCGGGAGGCGTTCGACGCCCGCACCGGCGTCGTCGCGAGCGTCCTGTTGCTCGCGTCGCCGCTGTTCCTGGTGGACGCGTCGGTGTTTCTCTCGTACGTCCCGACGACGTTCTGGAACCTCGCGTTCGCGGCGAGCTATCTCCACGCCGACCGGCGTGGGAGCCGGAGAACGGCCGCGCTCGCCGGCTGTTGTACCGGTATCGCGTTCTTCACGCGGCCCTACACCGCCGTGCTGTTCGCGCTCCCGTTCATCTGCCACGCCTGCTGGTCGCTCCGGACGCCGGACCGGGGGACCGTCGAGCGCCTCGGACTCACCGCCGGCTTCGGCCTCGCCGGTGTCCTGCTGGCACTGGGGTACAACGTCCTCACCACGGGCGACCCGTTCGTCTTCCCGTATCAGGCCTTCGCGCCCGACGACGGGCTGGGGTTCGGCGAACGGTCGATCCTGGGCTACTCCCGGGAGTTCACGCCCGGCCTCTCCCTGCGGGCGAACGGTGAACTCCTCCGGAAGTTCGTGACGCAGTGGCTGGTCGCCGGGCCGCTGGGCACGGTCGCGGCCGTCCTCGGCCTCCTCGTCACGCGACGTCGGGGGTTCGACAGCCGGCAGGCGGCGCTGGCGGGCGTCTTCCTCACGGTCCCGCTCGGGAACCTCTACTTCTGGGGGACCGTCAATATGCTCGGGGAACTGTCCGATCCGACGGACGGGCTCGTCCGGTTCCTCGGGCCGTTCTACCACGTGGACCTGCTCGTCCCGGCCGTCGCCTTCGGAGCCGTGGGCGTCCTCTGGACGGGGAACGCCCTCAGGCGGACAGTCGAGGACCGGGTCGCGTCGGAGCGCGTCCGCCCGGTCCTCGCCGCCGTCGCGCTCGTCTGTGCCACGATCGGGGGCGGGGCAGCGGTCGTCGCGGCGGCGGAGCCGATTCAGGACAACTACACCGTCACACAGCAGTACGAGCGCGCCTACGAGCCGTTCGCGGAACGGGACCTCTCGGGGAGCGTCGTCTTCCTGCCGACTCCCTACGGCGACTGGCTGCACCACCCCTTCCAGTACCTCCGGAACGACCCCGGCTTCGACAGTGGGACGGTGTACGCGCTCCAGGAGCGGCAGTTCGCGGTCGTCGACAGCTATCCGGACCGGCGGTACTACCGCTACACCTACCGGGACGAGTGGGAACCCTACACCGGTCGCGCGGTCGAGCCGCGACTCCAGCGGGTACGGCTCGTCGAGGGGGAGACGGTGACCACGCGAGTCGACGCCGCGGCCCCACCGCAGGCACGGTTCACCTCCGTCGGACTGACCAACGGCGAGCAGTCAGTTCGGCGTGCGGTCGACGGAGCGAGTCCGCTGTCGCTGGGACTCGTGACCGACGCCGAGACCACGAGGCTCCGGGGGCTCCCCGCGAACGAGAGCGTCGCCGTCCCGACGCCCGACCGCGGGACGGTGACGCTGGTCGCGTTCGTGGACTACGGCACGGGGGCGGGGTACGAGTTCCGCGTGGAACTCCCGGTGGACGGTCGGTCCGGTGACGTGCGGGTACTCACGCCCCGGCTGGCGGTGTGCTGGTCGGCACAGCAGTGCGAGGGCCGGGCGGCCTACGTGCCCGGAAGCCACCAGTTCGACGTCGACCTGAACGTGACCCTCGACGCGGCGGCCTGA
- a CDS encoding ABC transporter ATP-binding protein, with translation MAHQQREQRVSDFDTVDAAVEDPEQTVLEMDGVTKDYGQEVAVDDLSLSVKDGELLTLLGPSGCGKTTTLRLLAGLERPTDGSITIADETVTGGEDGFRQPDQRDVGIVFQDYALFPHLTVAENVAFGLTDHDEEATQQRVDELLELVDLTDHHDKMPSNLSGGQQQRVALARSLAPEPDVLLLDEPFSNLDVRLRVEMREEVRKILKRAGVTAISVTHDQEEALSISDRVAIMNDGTVAQVGDPATVFENPESRFVASFLGQASFLSGRVTDDGVETGLGTFSLDRLNGSVEAYDGAMVDVLVRPDDLRAVPTGEPTADGYVVHRQYNGPSFVYRVSLHSDDVVHCMHNHVETFDAGEPVEVDLVADHELAWYPTE, from the coding sequence ATGGCACACCAACAGCGAGAACAGCGCGTCTCGGACTTCGACACGGTCGACGCGGCCGTCGAGGACCCGGAGCAGACCGTCCTCGAGATGGACGGCGTCACGAAGGACTACGGGCAGGAGGTGGCCGTCGACGACCTCTCGCTGTCGGTCAAGGACGGCGAACTGCTCACGCTGCTGGGTCCCTCCGGCTGCGGGAAGACGACGACGCTGCGTCTGCTCGCGGGGCTGGAGCGACCCACCGACGGATCGATCACCATCGCCGACGAGACGGTCACCGGCGGGGAGGACGGGTTCCGGCAGCCCGACCAGCGGGACGTGGGTATCGTGTTCCAGGACTACGCCCTGTTCCCACACCTCACGGTGGCCGAGAACGTCGCCTTCGGCCTGACCGACCACGACGAGGAGGCGACACAACAGCGGGTGGACGAACTCCTGGAGCTGGTCGACCTCACCGACCACCACGACAAGATGCCGAGCAACCTCTCGGGCGGCCAGCAACAGCGCGTGGCGCTCGCCCGCTCGCTGGCACCCGAGCCCGACGTCCTCCTGCTTGACGAGCCGTTCTCGAACCTCGACGTGCGCCTCCGCGTGGAGATGCGCGAGGAGGTCCGGAAGATCCTGAAACGGGCCGGCGTCACCGCCATCTCCGTCACCCACGACCAGGAGGAGGCGCTCTCGATCAGCGACCGCGTGGCGATCATGAACGACGGGACCGTCGCGCAGGTCGGCGATCCGGCCACGGTCTTCGAGAACCCGGAGAGTCGCTTCGTCGCGAGCTTCCTCGGGCAGGCGAGCTTCCTCTCCGGTCGCGTCACCGACGACGGCGTCGAGACCGGCCTCGGGACGTTCTCCCTGGACCGCCTGAACGGCTCGGTCGAGGCCTACGACGGTGCGATGGTGGACGTGCTCGTCCGGCCCGACGACCTCCGGGCCGTCCCGACGGGTGAACCCACCGCCGACGGCTACGTGGTCCACAGGCAGTACAACGGCCCGTCGTTCGTCTACCGCGTGAGCCTCCACAGCGACGACGTGGTCCACTGTATGCACAACCACGTCGAGACCTTCGACGCGGGAGAACCGGTCGAGGTCGACCTCGTCGCGGACCACGAACTGGCGTGGTACCCGACCGAATGA
- a CDS encoding gluconate 2-dehydrogenase subunit 3 family protein, translated as MELSRRDALAALSAAGVAVGGGTVLLADDEGETDASVPPGPLDEAGFETLTAAAEVLYPDDVSGVDEFVRRFVRGRARDQPDHAAGIADAVAYLDEYARAWFDDRFASLDATARERALRRMNADTVEPDPGGSDTQRVRYYVVNELLFALYSSPTGGRLVGIENPQGHPGGTRSYQRGPDA; from the coding sequence ATGGAACTGAGTCGCCGGGACGCGCTCGCGGCCCTGTCGGCGGCCGGCGTCGCGGTCGGCGGCGGTACCGTCCTCCTCGCGGACGACGAGGGCGAGACCGACGCGTCCGTCCCCCCGGGGCCACTCGACGAAGCGGGCTTCGAGACGCTCACCGCGGCGGCCGAAGTGCTCTACCCCGACGACGTATCGGGCGTCGACGAGTTCGTCCGCCGCTTCGTCCGGGGGCGTGCGCGGGACCAACCCGACCACGCCGCGGGCATCGCCGACGCGGTCGCGTACCTCGACGAGTACGCGCGGGCGTGGTTCGACGACCGGTTCGCGTCGCTGGACGCCACGGCTCGGGAGCGGGCGCTCCGTCGGATGAACGCCGACACGGTCGAGCCCGACCCCGGGGGCTCCGACACACAGCGGGTCCGGTACTACGTCGTCAACGAACTGCTGTTCGCGCTGTACTCGTCTCCCACCGGGGGGAGACTGGTCGGCATCGAGAACCCACAGGGCCACCCCGGCGGGACACGGAGCTACCAACGGGGGCCGGACGCGTGA
- a CDS encoding glycosyltransferase family 39 protein: MARLTDLRRDRWTAAALALVAAATVAVVSTQVFPYHSLNHDEGVYLQQAAMLLEGRLFLHSPVEGAFRPWFFVESERGMYPKYAPVPAAMFAVGKLLGGYRVALVAIAAGNVLGVVGVVREVFDHRTGLLAGVFVLASPLFLIDSSVFLPYAPTTLLNLAFGYAYLVADRTGDRRVAAAAGVAVGLAFFSRPYTAVLFAAPFIAHACWTLWRDPRGALPRQATTAVLGSAGVVTTLAYNAVVTGATFTFPYQAFAPEDGLGFGHREILGHEIVYTPELALRANRLVLELFFTEWIAGGLLGAGLAVVGLALAARAGVTARQLIVAGLFVSVAAGNVYFWGNFNILGDLERAGDGLVSALGPYYHFDLLVPTAAFAARGAVGGTRAARSALAERTSRRGARAVVLALALVSTAGMGGVTADNLDAPLSENMEVTRTYEDAYEPFEGGPPENAVVLLPDPYGNWLNHPFQYLRNDPGYDGETVYAIDDRPFAVHDEFPDRRFYRYVYRGAWAPYAGSPSAAYLQRVRDVDGDRVRLRTSVGIPDGAVGVTVRVGIDGRSAYYVVPDPDEDVSLTLLVDDRVRLRGDARPLQNETLAVEGRENVRTTVFVDYGGGSGFAYRLDLPVAAEDGRLRALTPRVERCRNARACGGAAAYVPGTGPDGAFVETNLTASERNP; encoded by the coding sequence ATGGCTCGTCTCACGGACCTCCGACGGGACCGCTGGACCGCGGCCGCACTCGCCCTCGTCGCCGCCGCCACCGTCGCCGTCGTCTCGACGCAGGTGTTCCCCTACCACTCCTTGAACCACGACGAGGGGGTGTACCTCCAGCAGGCCGCGATGCTGCTGGAGGGGCGGCTGTTCCTCCACTCGCCCGTCGAGGGCGCGTTCCGGCCGTGGTTCTTCGTCGAGAGCGAGCGCGGGATGTACCCGAAGTACGCGCCGGTCCCGGCCGCGATGTTCGCCGTCGGGAAACTGCTGGGTGGTTACCGGGTGGCACTGGTCGCCATCGCCGCGGGGAACGTCCTCGGCGTCGTCGGCGTCGTCCGCGAGGTGTTCGATCACCGGACCGGTCTGCTCGCGGGCGTGTTCGTCCTCGCGTCGCCGCTGTTCCTGATCGACTCCTCGGTGTTCCTCCCGTACGCGCCGACGACGCTGCTGAACCTCGCGTTCGGCTACGCCTACCTCGTCGCCGACCGGACCGGCGACCGACGCGTCGCCGCCGCGGCGGGGGTCGCGGTCGGACTCGCGTTCTTCTCCCGCCCGTACACCGCGGTGCTGTTCGCGGCCCCGTTCATCGCACACGCCTGCTGGACGCTCTGGCGTGACCCGCGGGGCGCGCTCCCCCGGCAGGCGACGACGGCCGTACTGGGCTCTGCCGGCGTTGTGACCACCCTCGCGTACAACGCAGTCGTGACCGGGGCAACGTTCACGTTCCCGTACCAGGCGTTCGCGCCGGAGGACGGCCTCGGTTTCGGCCACCGGGAGATCCTCGGACACGAGATCGTCTACACGCCCGAGCTGGCGCTCCGGGCGAACCGGCTGGTGCTGGAACTGTTCTTCACCGAGTGGATCGCCGGCGGACTGCTCGGAGCGGGGCTCGCCGTCGTCGGCCTCGCACTCGCCGCGAGGGCCGGGGTCACCGCCCGGCAGTTAATCGTGGCGGGGCTGTTCGTCAGCGTCGCGGCGGGCAACGTCTACTTCTGGGGGAACTTCAACATCCTCGGGGACCTGGAACGGGCGGGCGACGGGCTCGTCTCCGCGCTGGGGCCGTACTACCACTTCGACCTGCTGGTCCCGACCGCGGCCTTCGCCGCTCGGGGCGCGGTCGGTGGGACTCGCGCCGCCCGGTCGGCGCTGGCCGAGCGGACCAGCCGACGCGGCGCGCGTGCGGTCGTGCTCGCGCTCGCGCTCGTGAGTACCGCGGGGATGGGCGGCGTGACCGCAGACAACCTCGACGCGCCGCTGTCGGAGAACATGGAGGTGACCCGGACCTACGAGGACGCCTACGAACCGTTCGAGGGCGGTCCGCCGGAGAACGCCGTGGTCCTACTGCCGGACCCGTACGGGAACTGGCTCAATCACCCGTTCCAGTACCTCCGGAACGACCCGGGATACGACGGCGAGACCGTCTACGCCATCGACGACCGGCCCTTCGCCGTCCACGACGAGTTCCCCGACAGGCGGTTCTACCGGTACGTCTACCGCGGCGCGTGGGCCCCCTACGCCGGGTCGCCGAGCGCCGCCTACCTCCAGCGGGTCCGGGACGTCGACGGCGATCGCGTCCGCCTGCGGACGTCGGTCGGCATCCCCGACGGCGCGGTCGGAGTCACGGTCCGGGTCGGCATCGACGGTCGGAGCGCCTACTACGTGGTGCCCGACCCCGACGAGGACGTCTCGCTCACGCTGCTCGTCGACGACCGGGTCAGACTCCGGGGCGACGCCCGCCCGCTCCAGAACGAGACCCTGGCCGTCGAGGGCAGAGAGAACGTCCGGACGACGGTGTTCGTCGACTACGGGGGCGGGAGCGGCTTCGCCTACCGACTCGATCTCCCCGTGGCGGCCGAAGACGGCCGGCTCCGGGCACTCACGCCGCGTGTCGAACGCTGCCGTAACGCCCGCGCCTGCGGTGGGGCGGCCGCGTACGTGCCCGGGACCGGCCCGGACGGGGCCTTCGTCGAGACGAACCTGACGGCGTCCGAGCGCAATCCATAA